The following proteins are encoded in a genomic region of Acipenser ruthenus chromosome 4, fAciRut3.2 maternal haplotype, whole genome shotgun sequence:
- the LOC131736964 gene encoding CMRF35-like molecule 3, with the protein MELLILLLPSLPGVFSLTSERHVFGWAAGSVSVQCHYDLKYRDNAKYWCRGWRWTSCETLKKTSTSQNDEDKVSISDNKTQGVFTVTVRRLEKEDTDTYWCAIDVYRLVDEAFYINLTIFDATTTPDTPTTTPDTPTTTPATTVVSAGSETIHSSTTIQLASTQPEGRSSSSEFLTVWAVLRWLVFAAMLSSVVLVPRCFERIPKINEEEPETSPQQPSCLSDNLNIHQSP; encoded by the exons ATGGAGCTCCTTATCCTGCTCTTGCCTTCGCTCCCAG GTGTTTTCAGTCTGACGTCAGAAAGGCATGTATTCGGCTGGGCAGCAGGATCTGTCAGTGTCCAGTGTCACTATGATCTAAAATACAGAGACAATGCGAAATACTGGTGTAGAGGCTGGCGGTGGACCTCCTGTGAGACTCTAAAAAAAACCAGCACTTCACAAAATGATGAAGACAAAGTTTCAATCAGTGACAATAAAACCCAGGGAGTATTCACTGTGACTGTGAGGAGACTGGAGAAGGAGGACACAGACACGTATTGGTGTGCTATAGATGTATATAGGCTAGTCGATGAAGCCTTTTACATTAACCTAACCATATTTGATG CAACTACTACACCAGATACACCAACTACTACACCAGATACACCAACTACTACACCAGCTACGACAGTGGTGTCGGCAGGTTCTGAAACAATCCATTCATCAACCACCATACAGCTAGCAAGCACCCAACCAGAAGGGAGATCCAGCAGTAG TGAGTTCTTGACTGTGTGGGCTGTTCTCCGCTGGCTCGTGTTTGCAGCTATGCTCAGCTCCGTAGTTCTGGTGCCAAGGTGCTTTGAGAG GATCCCAAAAATAAATGAAGAGGAACCAGAAACCAGTCCCCAGCAACCATCCTGTTTATCAGACAACCTGAATATACATCAATCACCATAA